Proteins encoded within one genomic window of Armatimonadota bacterium:
- the truB gene encoding tRNA pseudouridine(55) synthase TruB translates to MDGVLNINKPQGPTSHDVVALVRSISGEKRVGHAGTLDPMASGVLLVCLGNAVRIIEYLVNLKKVYRATAVFGAVTDTEDATGKIIEESDASYVTEAMLRSTLEKFTGKILQTPPMISAVRYKGRKLYELARAGKILERNPRIVEIYSLKLVEFQPGRKAEAVLEIECSKGTYIRTLCADIGRELSCGGYMKSLIRTAIGHFKIQDSISPSVVEELASESRLGEVLFSIDEALADMPSVIVNAEDVNRIANGAVVYLERPVANICEGNNVKIKSPEGCVIAIGTASWLSDGKMQIKPLKVFIKK, encoded by the coding sequence ATGGATGGGGTCTTAAATATAAACAAGCCTCAGGGTCCAACTTCACACGACGTTGTTGCACTAGTGAGGAGCATTTCAGGAGAAAAGCGAGTTGGTCATGCAGGCACGCTCGACCCAATGGCGTCGGGCGTGCTTCTTGTTTGTTTGGGAAACGCAGTAAGAATAATCGAGTACCTGGTAAATTTAAAAAAGGTCTATCGTGCCACTGCGGTCTTCGGGGCAGTTACAGACACGGAAGATGCCACGGGAAAGATAATAGAGGAATCGGATGCTTCATACGTAACTGAGGCAATGCTCCGCAGCACTCTTGAAAAGTTCACCGGAAAAATATTGCAAACTCCTCCAATGATTTCAGCAGTTCGATATAAAGGTCGAAAACTTTATGAGCTTGCGCGTGCCGGCAAGATTTTAGAAAGAAACCCGAGAATTGTTGAAATCTATTCATTGAAGTTAGTAGAGTTTCAACCAGGCAGAAAAGCTGAAGCAGTACTTGAAATAGAATGTTCAAAAGGAACCTATATACGGACACTTTGTGCGGATATCGGTCGTGAGCTTAGCTGTGGTGGGTACATGAAGTCTTTAATCCGCACCGCAATCGGGCATTTTAAAATTCAAGATAGTATTTCTCCTTCGGTTGTAGAAGAACTTGCAAGCGAAAGCAGACTTGGGGAAGTACTGTTTTCAATTGACGAAGCTTTGGCTGACATGCCTTCAGTAATAGTAAATGCTGAGGACGTTAACAGAATAGCTAATGGCGCGGTTGTATATTTAGAAAGACCAGTCGCAAATATATGCGAAGGCAATAATGTGAAAATAAAATCACCAGAAGGTTGCGTTATTGCAATTGGAACTGCGTCATGGTTGTCAGATGGAAAAATGCAAATAAAGCCCCTAAAAGTGTTTATTAAAAAGTAA
- a CDS encoding bifunctional oligoribonuclease/PAP phosphatase NrnA, with amino-acid sequence MKSNLQAVTEILKSKKSFLIGGHVSPDGDSLGCMCALGIALERMEKKVVLLSADGVPELYSFLPISNKVIKTAPVRSCFEVGIVIDCEDISRLGQVEEAFRSCETIIEIDHHPNLDRNGNLQLIWPSAAAAGEIVFELLKNMEVRIDADIATCLLTAIMTDTGSFRFSNVTPQTFRISAELLEKGASPSKIAHNVYENRSLSSTKLLGAVLSSLQTTDSGRIAWASITQEQLATIQASEAETEGVVNYIRSIRGAQVGVLFRECPDGSTRVSLRSRDGSDISQVARLFGGGGHRTAAGCTINHPLAHTQELVIDAVRKWMGS; translated from the coding sequence ATGAAGAGCAACCTCCAAGCGGTAACTGAGATTCTTAAAAGTAAGAAGAGTTTCCTGATAGGCGGTCATGTCAGCCCCGATGGAGATTCATTGGGATGTATGTGCGCTCTGGGAATAGCCCTTGAACGGATGGAAAAAAAAGTCGTACTTCTTAGCGCAGACGGTGTCCCAGAACTCTATAGTTTCCTTCCGATAAGCAACAAAGTCATTAAAACGGCGCCGGTACGTTCATGTTTTGAAGTTGGAATAGTAATTGATTGCGAGGACATAAGCAGGCTTGGACAAGTTGAGGAAGCTTTTCGCTCATGTGAAACTATTATAGAAATAGACCACCATCCAAACCTAGACCGAAATGGAAATCTTCAATTAATCTGGCCTTCAGCAGCCGCCGCAGGAGAAATCGTTTTTGAACTTCTTAAAAATATGGAAGTTCGGATTGACGCAGATATTGCAACCTGCCTTTTGACGGCAATCATGACTGATACCGGATCATTTAGGTTCAGTAATGTAACACCGCAAACCTTTCGAATTAGTGCGGAGCTTTTAGAAAAGGGTGCTTCGCCAAGCAAAATTGCCCATAATGTATATGAAAACCGGTCGCTATCGAGCACAAAACTTCTTGGAGCGGTGTTATCTTCACTGCAGACTACAGATTCAGGCCGTATCGCTTGGGCTTCAATCACACAAGAACAGCTTGCCACAATCCAAGCCTCAGAGGCGGAGACGGAGGGCGTTGTCAACTACATACGTTCAATACGCGGTGCTCAGGTTGGCGTCCTATTTCGTGAGTGCCCAGATGGCTCAACACGCGTAAGCTTGCGATCTCGTGACGGTTCCGACATAAGTCAGGTTGCCAGACTGTTCGGCGGTGGCGGACATAGAACCGCCGCTGGTTGTACTATCAACCATCCACTTGCTCATACACAGGAATTGGTGATAGACGCGGTTCGTAAATGGATGGGGTCTTAA
- a CDS encoding DUF503 domain-containing protein encodes MIVGILTIDLLVVGSNSLKEKRHVVRSLLDNIRNKFNVSAAELDSLDSRRRAVIGVACISNDRAIANTMLNKALGLVESDPRAAIERSHLEFL; translated from the coding sequence ATGATAGTTGGAATACTTACAATAGACCTTTTGGTAGTAGGAAGCAATTCGTTGAAAGAAAAACGTCACGTAGTAAGAAGCCTGCTTGACAATATTAGAAACAAATTCAACGTGTCAGCGGCGGAACTTGATAGTCTCGACTCCAGACGACGTGCAGTCATAGGCGTTGCATGCATTAGCAACGATAGGGCTATTGCTAACACCATGTTAAATAAGGCGCTGGGCTTAGTTGAAAGCGATCCCAGAGCAGCAATCGAAAGATCACATCTCGAGTTCCTATAA
- the rbfA gene encoding 30S ribosome-binding factor RbfA, whose translation MPDRLERVKELLKSEISEIIRREIKDPRLGFVTITDAEVSKDLRHAKIFISVLGDEQKKQETLNVLQSAAGFIRGEFGRHARMKIIPEITFKLDTTVERGARIFELLEQVKRDEEQPPSGN comes from the coding sequence ATGCCCGATAGGCTTGAGCGTGTAAAGGAGCTCCTTAAGAGCGAAATAAGCGAGATAATCAGGCGGGAAATAAAAGATCCTCGGCTTGGTTTTGTAACAATTACCGATGCAGAGGTCTCAAAAGATCTTCGGCATGCCAAAATATTTATTAGCGTTTTAGGCGATGAACAGAAAAAACAAGAGACGCTAAACGTTCTTCAATCAGCCGCTGGTTTTATTCGGGGCGAGTTTGGCAGACACGCCAGGATGAAAATAATACCCGAAATTACATTCAAGCTGGATACAACAGTTGAGCGTGGCGCGCGCATATTTGAACTGCTGGAACAGGTGAAACGGGATGAAGAGCAACCTCCAAGCGGTAACTGA